From the Carassius carassius chromosome 45, fCarCar2.1, whole genome shotgun sequence genome, one window contains:
- the LOC132127706 gene encoding zona pellucida-like domain-containing protein 1: MDYCYTTPSGNPNDELRYDLFFGRCDKDPQTTVFENGKSQMGRFSFEVFRFVKHKNQKMSTVFLHCVTKLCRSDDCPLLLPICGKRKKRNVSERTAVASGNAVMTAGPIITRSDETPTNNSQLAQLNSPPFKMNSVTSALISSIAILAVMSMCFFILSLSLLRGKYTPPTPRSGTHNPAFS, encoded by the exons ATGGACTACTGTTACACGACTCCCTCTGGGAATCCTAATGATGAGCTCCGATACGACCTTTTCTTTGG CAGATGTGATAAGGACCCACAGACAACAGTGTTTGAGAATGGGAAGAGCCAGATGGGCCGCTTTTCCTTCGAGGTGTTCCGCTTTGTCAAGCACAAGAACCAGAAAATGTCCACCGTCTTTCTGCACTGTGTGACCAAGCTGTGTCGCTCTGATGACTGCCCCCTGCTCTTGCCT ATCTGTGGTAAGAGGAAGAAAAGGAACGTTTCAGAAAGAACTGCGGTGGCCTCTGGCAATGCGGTCATGACTGCCGGGCCCATCATCACCCGGAGTG ATGAAACTCCCACCAATAATTCCCAGCTAG caCAGTTAAACAGCCCTCCATTCAAAATGAATTCAGTGACAAGTGCCTTGATTTCTTCCATCGCGATCCTCGCCGTTATGAGCATGTGTTTCTTCATCCTGTCTCTGTCACTGCTGAGAGGAAAATATACACCACCAACACCTCGGTCAGGAACCCACAACCCAGCGTTCAGCTAA